CGCGACAGCCCGATCAGCCGGGAGAGCCGCTGCGTGCCGCCGGAGCCGGGGATCATGCCGAGGTTCATCTCGGGCAGCGCGAACTGCGTGCGCGGGGTGCCGAGCCGGATGTCGCAGGACAGCGCCATCTCGCAGCCGACGCCGAAGCAGTAGCCGTCGATGGCGGCGATCACCGGCTTGGTGCTGCGCGCGGGGGCGGTGACGTTGTGCCCGAGGTCGGTGAAGTCGATGGGGTCGACCTCCATGAACCCGGCGATGTCGCCGCCGCTCGTGAAGTGCTCCCCGTCGGACCGCACGACGACCACCCGGATGTCCGGGTCGGCGTCGATGTCGGCGAACCGGTCGGCCACGAGCTGGCGCATCTCCCACGTCACGACGGTGTACCTGCCGTGCGAGAGCGTGAGGTACGCGATCGGGCCCTTCTTCTCGAGCAGGACGTCGCCACCGGTGAGTGCCATTACTTCTCCTCCATGAGCTGGTGCAGCACCTCGCCGTGCAGCGGGAGCTGGGTGATCGGGACGCCGGGCAGCGCGTCGGCCACGGCGTTGGCGAAGGCCACGGGGAAGCTCATCGACGAGCCCTCCCCGCAGCCCTTGGCCCCCAGCGGCGTCAGGGGCGACGGCGTGACCACGTGGTCGGTGCGCAGGTCGAAGCCGGTCTCGGCGCTGGTGGGGCACAGGTAGTCGAGGAACGTGGCCGAGGTCGGCTGCCCGGACGGGGCGTGGGTGAACTCCTCGTACATCGCGCCGCCGAGTGCGTGGGCGAGCGCGCCGTGGACCTGGCCGTCGAGGAGCTGCTGGTTGAGCACGGTGCCGGCGTCGTGCACCGACGACACGCGGTCGATCGTGATCTCCAGCGTCGCGGGGTCGATCCGCACGGCCACGATCTCGGCGACGAACCCGTAGCAGAGCGAGGAGTTGATCCGGTCGTCCGCCGTGGCGGCCCTCGTCTCGCGCGGGCTGAACTCGGCCTCGGCGTAGAGCCGGGCGGGCACGCCGGCGGGCAGCGAGGTCGGGTCCCAGTGCACGATCCCGGCGGCGTGCCGGAACGCCAAGGTGGCGCCGGACGGGTGCACGACCGCGCCGTCGGCGAGCGAGAGCTCGTCGGCAGGCACCTCCAGCGCGACGGACGCGGCGGCGCGGATGGTGGCGGCGATCGTGTCTGCCGCCTGCACCACCGCGCTCGTGACGAGCGGGGCGAAGCGCGAGGAGTAGCTCCCGGACGTGACCGTCCACGGGGTGGTGGAGGTGTCCATGTCGACGACGACGCGCACCTGCTCGACCGGCAGCCCCAGCCGGTCGGCGGCCACCTGGCGCGCCACGGTGGCGTGCCCCTGCCCCTGCGGCACCGACCCCAGCAGCACCGTGACGACCCCCTGGACGTCGACCGACATCCGCACGTGCTCGGTGGAGCCGGACTTGTCGCGGCCCGGCCTGCGCTGCTCGGAGGGGGTGGCGAGGCCGACGTAGCCGATGTTGGTGCCCGACGGGTCGACGACGAGTGCGGTGCCGATGCCGTAGTAGGCGCCCTCGGCGCGGGCCGCGGCCTGACGGGCGCGCAGCTCGTCGAGGTCGGCGTTCTGCACCGCCAGCGCGACGGCGGCGGCGTAGTCGCCCGAGTCGTAGACGCCGCCGGTGGGCGTCTCGTACGGGAAGGCGTCGACCAGGTTGCGGCGGCGGACCTCGATCGGGTCCAGCCCGGTGGCCGTCGCGACGGCGTCCATCAGGCGCTCCAGCCCGAAGTAGAGCTGCTGGCCGCCGAAGCCACGGTTCAGCCCCGTCGGCATGGCGTTGGTGACGACCGCGCGTGCCCGGATCTCGACGGCCCCGATCGCGTACGGGCCGGTGATGTTGCCGAAGCAGCGGTAGAGCGTGGACGGCTCGGGCGGGCGGAGGTAGGCGCCGACGTTGTCGACGAGGTCGGTCCGCAGCGCGGTGACCTGGCCGTCCCCGGTGACGGCTGCGGCGAACCGCATGACCCGGTCGGCCCCGGAGGAGGAGGCGAGCAGGTGCTCGACGCGGTCCTCGGTCCAGCGCACCGGCGTGCCGGAGTGCTGCGACGCCAGTGCCATCAGCACGACGTAGGGGTAGATGCCGGCCTTGATGCCGAAGCTGCCGCCGATGTCGGCGGGCACGTGCAGGCGCACCGCCGAGGTGGGCAGGCCCAGCGCACCGGCCATGACGGGCACCATCGTGAAGGGGCCGTGGAAGTTGGCCCACGCCTCGACGGAGTCGCCGCGGTGGTCGGCGATCACGGAGTAGCACTCCATCGGCACCGAGGAGTAGCGCGGGAAGTCGTACTCGCCCTCGACGACGTGGGCGGCCTCGGCGAAGGCCCGCTCGACCTCCCCGAAGGAGAACGTGCGGTCGGTGGCGACGTTCGTGCCCGCGGCCTCGTGCAGCAGCGGCGCCCCCTCGGCGAGCGCGGCGCGGGCCCCGACCACCACGTCGAGCGGCTCGTAGTCGACCTCGACGAGCTCGGCGGCGTCCTCGGCCACGTACCGGTCGGACGCGACGACCACCGCGATCGGCTCGCCGACGAACCGCACCACGTCGGTGGCGGTCGGGTAGTAGTGCATCGGCGCGCCCGTCGAGAGCGGGAACGGCGCCAGTGCGGCGAGCACCTCCTCGGGGCCGATCACGGCGGCGACGCCGGGGTGGGCCCGGGCGCGGGAGAGGTCGACCGAGCGGATCCGCGCGTGCGGCTGGGTGGAGCGGACGACGGCGGCGGTCAGGGTGCCCGGGAGGGGGTCCTGGTCGTCGAGGAACCGCCCCCGCCCGGTGACGAGCGGGAGGTCCTCGATGCGGCTGGGGGTCCACTTCCGTTGCAGCATGGCCACCTTGCCGCCATCCGGTTGCGGGAAGGTGGCCTTGCTGCGATCCGGCTCAGGCACGCGCACGCTCCTCGTAGTCGCCGGCCACCAGCGTGCGGCGCAGCGTCTTGCCCACGCCGGAGCGCGGGACGGCGTCCACGGCGATCACCCGCTTCGGGCGTTTCAGCGACGGCAGCACCTCGCGGGCGAACGCCATCGCCCGCTCGGCGCAGGCCTGCGGATCGACCCCCGTCCGCGGCACCACGAACGCGGTGACGGCGTGGCCCCACCGCTCGTCGGGCAGGCCCACCACGCACACGTCGTCGACCTCGGGGCAGCGGATGAGCGCGGCCTCGATCTCGTCGGGGTAGATGTTCTCCCCGCCCGAGTTGATCATGTCGTCGACCCGGCCGGAGACGTGGAGGTCACCGTCGGCGTCGGCCGTGGCGAGGTCGCCGGTGAAGTACCAGCCGTCGCGGATCGCCTTCGCGTCCGCGTCCGGGCGGTTCCAGTAGCCGGCGAACGCCTCGGGGCTGTCCATCGACACGATCACCTGCCCCTGCTCCCCCGGCGCCACGATCGCGTCGACGGGCGCGCCCACCTCGGGCGCCACCAGCCGGACGCGGGAGAAGATCCCCGCGCGGCCGGCCGATCCGGGCTTGGCCGCGACGTCCGGTCCGATCGTGAACGTGTAGATCTCGGTGCTCCCGAAGTGGTTGACGAAGGACGTGGGCGCCAGCGCGTCCACGAGCTCCTCGGCGAGCGCGGGCGTCATCGCGGCACCGGCGTAGGCGAGGTGGTCGAGCGTGCCGCGGACCCCGTCGAGCCCGGCTCGCAGCAGCGACCAGTAGATCGTCGGCACCAGGTAGAGCGAGGTGACGCCCTCGCGGCGGACCAGCTCCATCGACTCCGCCGCGTCGAACGCGGGCTGCCCCACCCACGTGCCGCCGACGACGATGCTGGCCAGCAGCGTGCGCAGGCCCATCGTGTGGAACATCGGCATGACGCCGAGCACGACCTCGCCGTCGCGCTGCTGGGTCTGCACCGCGTGCGCCACGGCCGCGGCGTGCTCGGCGCGGTGGGTGCGCGGTACGCCCTTGGGCTTCCCCGTCGTGCCGGAGGTGTAGAGCATGACGCTGACGGCGTCCTCGCCCGGCGTCTCCGCGAGCGGGGCGTCGGACTCCCGTTCGGCGCGGGCGTCGAGGTCGGCGACGGCGTGCGTCGCACCGGGGAAGCGGCCCGCGTTGGCCTCGTCGGCGACGACGAGCACGGCGGACGCGTCGTCCACGCAGTACCGCAGCTCCTCGGCGCCGAAGCGGGTGGACAGCGGCACCGACACCGCGCCGAGCTTCTGCGCCGCGAGGTGCAGGCTGGCCAGCGGCTCACCGCCGCCGAGGCCGAGGGCCACGCGGTCACCCGCCGCGACGCCGGCCGCGGCGAGGGCACGGGCGAGGCGGGTCGTGCGGGCGTCCCACTCGGCGTAGGTCAGGTGCCGCCCGGACCCGCCGACCGCGCGGCGGTGCGGGT
This sequence is a window from Pseudonocardia petroleophila. Protein-coding genes within it:
- a CDS encoding enoyl-CoA hydratase/isomerase family protein, yielding MALTGGDVLLEKKGPIAYLTLSHGRYTVVTWEMRQLVADRFADIDADPDIRVVVVRSDGEHFTSGGDIAGFMEVDPIDFTDLGHNVTAPARSTKPVIAAIDGYCFGVGCEMALSCDIRLGTPRTQFALPEMNLGMIPGSGGTQRLSRLIGLSRAKFHIMTATRIPAQQALDWGILAEVHDDRAALDAAADALAAKMAGFSPIAQRTAKEVLDKGIDGPLYTGIDLERKAYAMLRSTHDFAEGVAAFGEKRKPEFTGR
- a CDS encoding xanthine dehydrogenase family protein molybdopterin-binding subunit; the protein is MPEPDRSKATFPQPDGGKVAMLQRKWTPSRIEDLPLVTGRGRFLDDQDPLPGTLTAAVVRSTQPHARIRSVDLSRARAHPGVAAVIGPEEVLAALAPFPLSTGAPMHYYPTATDVVRFVGEPIAVVVASDRYVAEDAAELVEVDYEPLDVVVGARAALAEGAPLLHEAAGTNVATDRTFSFGEVERAFAEAAHVVEGEYDFPRYSSVPMECYSVIADHRGDSVEAWANFHGPFTMVPVMAGALGLPTSAVRLHVPADIGGSFGIKAGIYPYVVLMALASQHSGTPVRWTEDRVEHLLASSSGADRVMRFAAAVTGDGQVTALRTDLVDNVGAYLRPPEPSTLYRCFGNITGPYAIGAVEIRARAVVTNAMPTGLNRGFGGQQLYFGLERLMDAVATATGLDPIEVRRRNLVDAFPYETPTGGVYDSGDYAAAVALAVQNADLDELRARQAAARAEGAYYGIGTALVVDPSGTNIGYVGLATPSEQRRPGRDKSGSTEHVRMSVDVQGVVTVLLGSVPQGQGHATVARQVAADRLGLPVEQVRVVVDMDTSTTPWTVTSGSYSSRFAPLVTSAVVQAADTIAATIRAAASVALEVPADELSLADGAVVHPSGATLAFRHAAGIVHWDPTSLPAGVPARLYAEAEFSPRETRAATADDRINSSLCYGFVAEIVAVRIDPATLEITIDRVSSVHDAGTVLNQQLLDGQVHGALAHALGGAMYEEFTHAPSGQPTSATFLDYLCPTSAETGFDLRTDHVVTPSPLTPLGAKGCGEGSSMSFPVAFANAVADALPGVPITQLPLHGEVLHQLMEEK
- a CDS encoding class I adenylate-forming enzyme family protein, with the translated sequence MTIGERMDLSTALSWAAERYPHRRAVGGSGRHLTYAEWDARTTRLARALAAAGVAAGDRVALGLGGGEPLASLHLAAQKLGAVSVPLSTRFGAEELRYCVDDASAVLVVADEANAGRFPGATHAVADLDARAERESDAPLAETPGEDAVSVMLYTSGTTGKPKGVPRTHRAEHAAAVAHAVQTQQRDGEVVLGVMPMFHTMGLRTLLASIVVGGTWVGQPAFDAAESMELVRREGVTSLYLVPTIYWSLLRAGLDGVRGTLDHLAYAGAAMTPALAEELVDALAPTSFVNHFGSTEIYTFTIGPDVAAKPGSAGRAGIFSRVRLVAPEVGAPVDAIVAPGEQGQVIVSMDSPEAFAGYWNRPDADAKAIRDGWYFTGDLATADADGDLHVSGRVDDMINSGGENIYPDEIEAALIRCPEVDDVCVVGLPDERWGHAVTAFVVPRTGVDPQACAERAMAFAREVLPSLKRPKRVIAVDAVPRSGVGKTLRRTLVAGDYEERARA